From Arachis hypogaea cultivar Tifrunner chromosome 3, arahy.Tifrunner.gnm2.J5K5, whole genome shotgun sequence:
AGTGGTTGTGAGGACAGACCAGGGAATCCACCAGGTACTCCAGAAACCCGACTtagcgggaagaatgatgacttgggccATCGATCTGTCTCAATACGACTTGCAATATGAACCCAGGCATGCGATTAAAGCACAGGCCATGGCCGACTTCTTGGTGGAAGTAACAGGAGACCCAACTGAGACACCAAGCATACGGTGGAAGCTCTACGTGGGTAGAGCTTCCAACCAGACGTTCGGGGGAGTCGGGATAATCTTGGAAAGCCCGACTGGAGTCGTTTATGAACAGTCGATCAAGTTCGAGTTCCCGGTGTCAAACAACCAAGCGGAGTACGAGGCCCTTCTAGGCGGTTTAGTCCTGGCTAAGGAAGTCGAAGCTACAAGAGTGGAAATATGTAGTGATTCACAGGTCGTGACCTCACAGATCAATGGAACATATCAGGCCAGAGACTCATTGCTGCAAAAATATCTGGAGAAGGTCAGAGAATTAACCGGGGAATTTGAGGAGATCTCGGTGCACCATGTCTCGAGAGAGAGGAACACGCGAGCAGACCTCTTGTCAAAGCTGGCAAGCACAAAGCCAGGAGCGGGAAACCGATCTCTCATCCAAGACCTGATAAAAGAACCAGTAATTACCCTCCACTTAACAAGGGTAGATCCCTCTTGGATGGACCCTATCACCGACTTCTGGGAAAGCGGTAAGCTCCCCAAAGACGGGAAGTCGGCAAGAGCGTTGAGAAGGGAGGCGGCCAAGTATGCAATCATACAAGGCCAGTTGTTTAAAAAGGGACGTAGCCAACCCCTGCTGAAGTGCCTGCATCCTGACCAAACGGACTATGTGCTTAAGGAGGTCCATGAAGGATGTTGCGgccaccacatcgggggcaaagccctagcaagaatGATCATCAGAGCCGGCTACTACTGGCCGACGATGATGGAGGATTCTAAAGATTTTATGAGAAAATGCATCAAGTGCCACGAGAATGCCAATTTTCACAAAGCGCCAGCAACCGAACTAAGTCTTCTGACGTCTTCCCGACCTTTTTCGCACTGGGGAGTTGACCTCCTGGGACCCTTCCCGGTCAGTCCTGGGCAAGTCAAGTACTTAATAGTTGCTATTGACTACTATACCAAGTGGATAGAAGGCGAACCACTTGCCAGCATATCCTCGTCTAATTGTCGGAAGTTTATGTGGAGGCAAGTCATAACTCGGTTTGGTATCCCTGAGGTCGTTATCTCTGATAACGGGACGCAATTCACCGATAAGAAGTTTGAAGAGTTCCTCGCCGGTTTCGGTATAAAGCAAAAATTCTCATCCATAGAACACCCTCAAACCAACGGCTAAGTCAAGGCCGTGAACAAGATCATCCTACTAAGCCTAAAAAAGTGAGTTGATAAGAAGAAGGGGACATGGGCTGACGACCTTGCTTCAGTCCTCTGGTCGTACCGCACAACTCAGCAATCATCTATGGGGGAGACACCATTTCGCCTGACATACAGAGTGGACGCAATGATACCTGTAGAGGTCGGCGAACCGAGCCCGCGGCTACTCTTGGGAGGAGTTGAAGAAGCTGTGGAAAAAGACCTGATAGATGAGGCTAGAGAAATGGCCCATTTGTTGAAAGCGGCGCTGAAGCAAAGAATGGCCTTGTGCTACAACGCCAAAGTCAGGAGAGACTTTGAACAAAATAACTTGGTCCTGCGACGCAACGACATCGGGCTAATGATGTCATGGCATCTTaacctagttttactagtctttttctttgttttcatttggttttatgcactttcttgagttacaagtaagtcatttgggtagaaattcatgtgtacttggattcaatcaaccatgagtgaattgatgcattttcatgaggttttgtgctataattgcttatatgttaagaaaaagaagaattctcatgattgtagcatagctttgatgcatttgttgattgttgatagGTGAAcaaaaggcttggaggaaggttgaagaacaGGCTTGGAAAGGAGgaattcacgtttgagctcacatttgcctcaaacgtaaACTCAAACGTGAGTGGCAGCAGAGGAATGCCCTGGAGGGGtgcccacgtttgcgccaacgtttgcctcaaacgtgaggtcaaacgttggctgaatTTTAGCTTGAAAGAACACTCCTGATTGCTACCTTGG
This genomic window contains:
- the LOC112778835 gene encoding uncharacterized protein, whose amino-acid sequence is MTWAIDLSQYDLQYEPRHAIKAQAMADFLVEVTGDPTETPSIRWKLYVGRASNQTFGGVGIILESPTGVVYEQSIKFEFPVSNNQAEYEALLGGLVLAKEVEATRVEICSDSQVVTSQINGTYQARDSLLQKYLEKVRELTGEFEEISVHHVSRERNTRADLLSKLASTKPGAGNRSLIQDLIKEPVITLHLTRVDPSWMDPITDFWESGKLPKDGKSARALRREAAKYAIIQGQLFKKGRSQPLLKCLHPDQTDYVLKEVHEGCCGHHIGGKALARMIIRAGYYWPTMMEDSKDFMRKCIKCHENANFHKAPATELSLLTSSRPFSHWGVDLLGPFPVSPGQVKYLIVAIDYYTKWIEGEPLASISSSNCRKFMWRQVITRFGIPEVVISDNGTQFTDKKFEEFLAGFGIKQKFSSIEHPQTNG